In the genome of Telluria beijingensis, one region contains:
- a CDS encoding amino acid permease, translating into MTANALRPSMGWGGLLVLGIANILGAGVYVMTGTAAARFAGPAVTVSFVIAGLACLLVALCYAELASSMPESGSAYTYCRRTLGGGPAWALGWLLFLEYSVAASLLAVGFAGYLGSLLGDFGIHLPAALSTPLVQSNQVDGRHVLSLGSGFNLVAALAVLSAGGIAALGMSRYALVSTLLVVLKVGVLLGFILVGMQAVDAGNWSPFVPPNEGGFTYGWEGVARAASLLFFAFLGFETVSTAAAETRMPQRDVPIGILGSLAVCTGLYVLSAFVLTGLVPFRELGVPDPIALAVDRIGMPAFATVIKIGALAGLASVLLANAFGHSRVCYAMSCDGYLPRLFSWIHPRRNSLARGNLLLAAIAAVGAALLPISVMADLISFGVAFMFAMVAVSLIHMRNTQPHLERKFRVPLGGVRIGGIWFGVVPVLAIVTSFTMTLPVALDIVDQARRGDWLSSILLGLYALAGLSLYLFYGRPRAQRQAATSQPTCKEAPPYADSH; encoded by the coding sequence GTGACAGCCAATGCGCTGCGTCCCAGCATGGGCTGGGGCGGGTTGCTGGTGCTCGGCATCGCCAACATCCTCGGCGCCGGCGTCTACGTGATGACCGGCACCGCGGCGGCGCGCTTCGCCGGGCCCGCGGTGACGGTGTCGTTCGTGATCGCCGGCCTGGCCTGCCTGCTGGTGGCGCTGTGCTACGCCGAACTGGCGTCGTCGATGCCCGAATCCGGCTCGGCCTACACCTACTGCCGGCGCACGCTCGGCGGCGGGCCGGCCTGGGCCCTGGGATGGCTGCTGTTCCTCGAATACAGCGTGGCCGCCTCGCTGCTGGCGGTCGGCTTCGCCGGCTACCTGGGCAGCCTGCTGGGCGATTTCGGCATCCACCTGCCGGCGGCGCTCTCGACGCCGCTGGTGCAGTCGAACCAGGTCGACGGCCGCCACGTGCTGTCGCTCGGCTCCGGCTTCAACCTGGTCGCCGCGCTCGCGGTATTGAGCGCCGGCGGCATCGCAGCGCTGGGCATGTCGCGCTACGCCCTGGTCAGCACCCTGCTGGTGGTGCTGAAGGTGGGCGTGCTGCTCGGCTTCATCCTGGTCGGCATGCAGGCGGTCGATGCCGGCAACTGGTCGCCCTTCGTACCGCCCAACGAAGGCGGTTTTACCTATGGCTGGGAAGGCGTGGCGCGCGCCGCCTCGCTGCTGTTCTTCGCCTTCCTCGGCTTCGAGACCGTCTCCACCGCCGCCGCCGAAACGCGCATGCCGCAGCGCGACGTCCCCATCGGCATCCTCGGCTCGCTGGCGGTGTGCACCGGCCTGTATGTGCTGAGCGCCTTCGTGCTGACCGGCCTGGTGCCGTTCCGCGAACTGGGCGTGCCCGATCCGATCGCGCTGGCGGTCGACCGCATCGGCATGCCGGCCTTCGCCACCGTGATCAAGATCGGCGCGCTGGCGGGCCTGGCCTCGGTGCTGCTGGCGAACGCCTTCGGCCATTCGCGCGTGTGCTATGCGATGTCGTGCGACGGCTACCTGCCCCGGTTGTTCTCGTGGATCCACCCGCGCCGCAACAGCCTGGCGCGCGGCAACCTGCTGCTGGCGGCGATCGCGGCGGTCGGCGCCGCCCTGCTGCCGATCTCGGTAATGGCCGACCTGATCTCGTTCGGCGTGGCCTTCATGTTCGCCATGGTGGCAGTGAGCCTGATCCACATGCGCAATACCCAGCCGCACCTGGAACGCAAGTTCCGCGTTCCGCTGGGCGGCGTGCGCATCGGCGGCATCTGGTTCGGCGTGGTGCCGGTGCTGGCGATCGTCACCAGCTTCACCATGACCCTGCCGGTGGCGCTCGACATCGTCGACCAGGCGCGGCGCGGCGACTGGCTATCCAGCATCCTGCTCGGCCTGTACGCACTGGCCGGCCTGTCGCTCTACCTGTTCTACGGCCGTCCGCGCGCACAGCGCCAGGCGGCGACTTCTCAACCCACTTGCAAGGAAGCTCCACCGTATGCTGACTCTCACTGA
- a CDS encoding TonB-dependent receptor has protein sequence MKPRSSALLRHTAISLALLSLFPAQAQSQASPSPTSPGGEAQAGNAPVEEVVVIGKRGQSLSNIAGGASAISGDTLSKLGAESYADYLGKLPGVVFNAGPAGNSTAVIRGVGTTAGLDQGQGPTGYYINEIPLSEPGYAVSIPDIDTFDVGRVEVLRGPQGTLYGASSLGGAINYVAKEADAGGVDAALESSISTTRNTSSIGYTAKAMVNVPLIKDQLAVRFVASRRDQPGYLDNIGINRKGSNDNRVDDGRVSVVWSPGAATKFSWLSLWQDSDADDASYRMSNYGELVRSTSLPTRFDLNFALHSARLDHDFGFAKLTGIAAYNKKSQVLHADYTPYYPGYLGTSDPQLFRQLGWSENRNYELRLASPTGGAFEWLLGASYQKTTKRFDEDLSAEGAYEIMLPQVGPDLLRGDYYYWGWGKVWGNEKAVFGEASANFGAWKLTVGGRWFDTEVTNADERYGVLFPESVITPMGRQAETGFSPKISLGYKATPNTLYYAVASEGYRFGNPNSIFPLAGFDTPAGWKSDSLRNYELGVKTALFDRRLTLDAAAFYIDWEDLQVRLYRPDNFSYGTNAGKARIRGAEFSGTWRALDNLDLNLNYTYLDGELTEDLLEAAVPLRKGQTLPGGSKHQLSSSMTYRWNNAYTPSFTLSGRYISDAPANLQQADQRINGFSQFDARYAMWFDNLELSLFVNNIADKRGVTFGYGSEEPFGQQQFVIRPRTAGVRLHWRL, from the coding sequence ATGAAACCACGATCTTCTGCACTGCTGCGCCATACCGCCATCTCGCTGGCGCTTCTCAGCCTGTTCCCTGCCCAGGCCCAGTCCCAGGCTTCCCCATCCCCCACATCCCCTGGCGGCGAGGCGCAAGCCGGCAACGCCCCGGTCGAAGAAGTGGTCGTGATCGGCAAGCGCGGCCAGAGCCTGTCGAATATCGCGGGCGGCGCCAGCGCCATCAGCGGCGACACCCTGAGCAAACTGGGCGCCGAGTCGTATGCCGACTACCTGGGCAAGCTGCCCGGCGTCGTCTTCAATGCCGGCCCGGCCGGCAACTCGACCGCCGTGATCCGCGGCGTGGGCACCACGGCGGGCCTCGACCAGGGCCAGGGCCCGACCGGCTACTACATCAACGAGATTCCCCTGAGCGAACCGGGCTACGCGGTGTCGATCCCCGATATCGACACCTTCGACGTCGGCCGGGTCGAGGTGCTGCGCGGGCCGCAAGGCACCCTGTACGGCGCCTCGTCGCTGGGCGGCGCGATCAACTACGTGGCGAAGGAAGCCGATGCCGGTGGCGTCGACGCCGCCCTCGAGAGCTCGATCAGCACCACCCGCAACACCAGCAGTATCGGCTATACCGCCAAGGCGATGGTCAACGTCCCGCTGATCAAGGACCAGCTGGCGGTGCGCTTCGTCGCCAGCCGGCGCGACCAGCCGGGCTACCTCGACAACATCGGCATCAACCGCAAGGGCAGCAACGACAACCGTGTCGACGACGGCCGCGTGTCGGTGGTGTGGTCGCCGGGCGCCGCCACCAAGTTCAGCTGGCTCAGCCTGTGGCAGGACTCGGACGCCGACGATGCCTCTTACCGCATGAGCAACTACGGGGAACTGGTGCGCTCGACGTCCCTGCCGACCCGCTTTGACCTCAACTTCGCACTGCACAGCGCGCGCCTGGACCACGACTTCGGTTTCGCCAAGCTGACCGGCATCGCCGCCTACAATAAAAAATCGCAGGTGCTGCACGCCGACTACACGCCGTACTACCCCGGCTATCTCGGCACCAGCGATCCGCAACTATTCCGCCAGCTGGGCTGGAGCGAGAACCGCAACTACGAGCTGCGCCTGGCATCGCCAACCGGCGGCGCCTTCGAATGGCTGCTCGGCGCCTCGTACCAGAAGACCACCAAGCGCTTCGACGAAGACCTGTCGGCCGAAGGCGCCTACGAGATCATGCTGCCGCAAGTCGGCCCCGACCTGCTGCGCGGCGATTACTACTACTGGGGCTGGGGCAAGGTCTGGGGCAACGAGAAAGCCGTCTTTGGCGAAGCGTCGGCCAACTTCGGAGCCTGGAAATTGACCGTCGGCGGACGCTGGTTCGACACCGAGGTGACCAATGCAGACGAGCGCTATGGCGTGCTGTTCCCGGAATCGGTGATCACGCCGATGGGCCGCCAGGCGGAAACCGGCTTCTCGCCCAAGATCTCGCTGGGCTACAAGGCCACCCCGAACACGCTGTACTACGCGGTCGCGTCGGAAGGCTACCGCTTCGGCAACCCGAACAGCATCTTCCCGCTGGCCGGCTTCGATACCCCGGCCGGCTGGAAGAGCGATTCGCTGCGCAACTACGAACTGGGCGTCAAGACCGCGCTGTTCGACCGCCGCCTGACGCTGGACGCCGCCGCCTTCTACATCGACTGGGAAGACCTGCAGGTGCGCCTGTACCGGCCCGATAATTTCAGCTACGGCACCAATGCCGGCAAGGCGCGCATCCGCGGCGCCGAGTTCTCGGGCACCTGGCGCGCGCTGGACAACCTCGACCTGAACCTGAACTACACCTACCTGGACGGCGAATTGACGGAGGACCTGCTCGAAGCGGCCGTCCCGCTGCGCAAGGGCCAGACCTTGCCGGGCGGGTCGAAGCACCAGTTGTCGAGTTCCATGACCTACCGCTGGAACAACGCGTACACGCCGAGCTTCACGCTCAGCGGCCGCTATATCTCGGACGCGCCGGCCAACCTGCAGCAGGCCGACCAGCGCATCAATGGCTTCAGCCAGTTCGATGCGCGCTACGCGATGTGGTTCGATAACCTGGAGCTGAGCCTGTTCGTCAATAACATCGCCGACAAGCGCGGCGTCACCTTCGGCTACGGCAGCGAGGAACCGTTCGGGCAGCAGCAGTTCGTGATCCGCCCACGTACTGCGGGCGTGCGCCTGCACTGGCGCCTGTGA
- the astA gene encoding arginine N-succinyltransferase, protein MFIVRAATPSDLDAVLQLAASAGPGMTTLKADRQALAERLALAQASFAQTVAPELRDYVFVLEDLAQGRVGGIAAIKAAVGLDEPFYNYRLGTLVHSAAAADVYVRHEVLYLSHDLTGSAELCSLFLHPDYRRGGAGKLLSKSRFLFIAEHPHLFARGVFAEMRGYQDAGGGSPFWESVGRKFFGMDFARADDMCQPGAKSYIAELMPRYPIYTCFLSDAARAAIGQTHVDTAPARRLLEQEGLRASAYIDIFDGGPVLQATTRELRATRESMVATVAAMDDVRGGERTSLACTAQVNDFRVIASSAVPIDGVMALAPAERRALQCDAGRTIHVLGMAAGRSVHRIGAVDGQAVSTV, encoded by the coding sequence ATGTTCATCGTGCGCGCGGCGACACCGTCCGACCTGGACGCGGTGCTGCAACTGGCCGCTTCCGCGGGTCCCGGCATGACGACGCTGAAGGCCGACCGCCAGGCGCTGGCCGAGCGCCTCGCGCTGGCGCAAGCCTCGTTCGCGCAAACGGTCGCGCCGGAATTGCGCGACTACGTCTTCGTGCTGGAAGACCTGGCGCAAGGCCGCGTCGGCGGCATCGCCGCCATCAAGGCCGCCGTCGGCCTCGACGAACCTTTCTATAACTACCGGCTGGGCACCCTGGTGCATTCCGCGGCGGCGGCCGACGTCTATGTCAGGCACGAGGTGCTGTACCTGTCGCACGACCTGACCGGCAGCGCCGAACTGTGCTCGCTGTTCCTGCATCCCGACTACCGGCGCGGCGGCGCCGGCAAGCTGCTCTCGAAAAGCCGCTTCCTGTTCATCGCCGAACATCCCCACTTGTTCGCGCGCGGCGTGTTCGCCGAAATGCGCGGCTACCAGGACGCCGGCGGCGGTTCGCCGTTCTGGGAGAGCGTCGGCCGCAAATTCTTCGGCATGGATTTCGCGCGCGCCGACGATATGTGCCAGCCCGGCGCCAAGAGCTATATCGCCGAACTGATGCCGCGCTATCCGATCTACACCTGCTTTTTATCCGACGCCGCGCGCGCCGCCATCGGCCAGACCCACGTCGACACGGCGCCCGCGCGGCGCCTGCTGGAACAGGAAGGCCTGCGCGCCAGCGCCTATATCGACATCTTCGACGGCGGTCCGGTGCTGCAGGCGACTACGCGCGAGTTGCGCGCCACCCGCGAGAGCATGGTTGCGACCGTGGCGGCCATGGACGACGTTCGCGGCGGCGAGCGCACTTCGCTGGCCTGCACTGCGCAAGTGAACGACTTCAGGGTGATCGCCAGCAGCGCCGTACCCATCGATGGCGTGATGGCATTGGCCCCGGCAGAACGCCGCGCACTGCAATGTGACGCGGGACGCACCATCCACGTGCTCGGCATGGCCGCCGGCCGGTCCGTGCATCGAATTGGCGCAGTCGATGGACAGGCCGTTTCGACCGTGTAG
- a CDS encoding Lrp/AsnC family transcriptional regulator codes for MTQKEIDRIDRKIMDLLQQDARVTNQALADKVALSPSACLRRVRDLEERGFITGYRAQIAVDKIRNVLIVLAQVSFERHTMNDFGAFDDCIAGMPEVVESCRVSGLYDYMLRAVVDDMQDWKRLMLVMLNGGFGVEKIVSHFLMDEMKSFSGYQLISDPAKEQRKAVRVRDADVRPVA; via the coding sequence ATGACCCAGAAAGAAATCGACCGCATCGACCGCAAGATCATGGATCTGCTGCAGCAGGATGCGCGCGTGACCAACCAGGCGCTGGCTGACAAGGTCGCGCTGTCGCCCAGCGCCTGCCTGCGCCGCGTGCGCGACCTGGAGGAGCGCGGCTTCATCACCGGCTACCGCGCGCAGATCGCGGTCGACAAGATCCGCAACGTGCTGATCGTGCTGGCGCAGGTTTCGTTCGAGCGCCATACGATGAACGACTTCGGCGCCTTCGACGACTGCATCGCCGGCATGCCCGAAGTCGTCGAATCGTGCCGCGTGAGCGGCTTGTACGACTACATGCTGCGCGCCGTGGTCGACGACATGCAGGACTGGAAGCGGCTGATGCTGGTGATGCTCAACGGCGGCTTCGGCGTCGAGAAGATCGTGTCGCACTTCCTGATGGACGAGATGAAGTCGTTCAGCGGCTACCAGCTCATCTCCGATCCGGCCAAGGAACAGCGCAAGGCGGTTCGCGTGCGCGATGCTGACGTCAGGCCAGTCGCGTAA
- a CDS encoding PQQ-dependent sugar dehydrogenase: protein MQATPLMLHALMLAGLATVSVAHAASAPPQTTAGRTVFQNNCASCHTVDAKLSPLAGPGVFGVVGRKAAGVPGFNYSGALAKAGAAGLVWTREELDVFLLDPSKRVPGTTMPVGLPDQKMRAALIDYLASLQGPATAAAAPAAAAAAKPLERAGSWDDTQPGKIFHFKPSDLARPFATESAGNGPRVQARPNGSIPNVMPGFEVGVFAQVDEKPRVALRAPNGDVFLAATGAGEVKVLRSKNGDKADTAAVFATGLSRPYGMAFWPSGANPQYLYVANVNSVVRIPYRTGDLKARGQAEVVIPELSETSGGHTTRTLAFSKDGKTMLLSIGSATNIASEIGPKPPLPLAEWEKQHGFGAAWGVETDRATVMAFDPDGKNRRTYATGLRNCVGMLVYPSTGDVMCNVNERDALGDNLPPDYLTRVKQGGFYGWPWYYIGDNEDPRLAGIRPDLKGKTIVPDVLLQAHSAPLGMVVYHAPKGAKHAFPNEYEGDIFVALHGSWNRGVRTGYKVARVFMKDGVPTGQYQDFMSGMVISDRDVWGRPAAVEVAQDGALLVVDDAGGTVWRIVPKPAPKR from the coding sequence TTGCAAGCCACACCCTTGATGCTGCACGCGCTCATGCTCGCCGGCCTGGCGACGGTATCCGTCGCCCACGCGGCATCCGCGCCGCCCCAGACCACCGCCGGCCGCACCGTTTTCCAGAACAACTGCGCCAGCTGCCATACGGTCGATGCGAAGCTGTCGCCGCTCGCCGGTCCCGGCGTGTTCGGCGTCGTCGGCCGCAAGGCGGCGGGCGTCCCTGGCTTCAATTATTCGGGCGCGCTGGCCAAGGCCGGGGCTGCGGGCCTGGTCTGGACCCGTGAAGAGCTGGACGTGTTCCTGCTCGACCCGTCCAAGCGGGTGCCCGGCACCACGATGCCGGTCGGCCTGCCGGACCAGAAGATGCGCGCGGCGCTGATCGATTACCTGGCCAGCCTGCAGGGGCCTGCCACCGCTGCCGCAGCACCGGCAGCAGCAGCAGCGGCGAAGCCACTCGAGCGCGCCGGTTCCTGGGACGACACCCAGCCCGGCAAGATCTTCCACTTCAAGCCGAGCGACCTGGCCAGGCCGTTCGCCACCGAGAGCGCAGGCAACGGCCCGCGCGTGCAGGCGCGTCCGAACGGTTCGATCCCGAATGTGATGCCCGGTTTCGAGGTCGGCGTGTTCGCCCAGGTCGATGAGAAGCCGCGCGTGGCGCTGCGCGCGCCGAACGGCGACGTGTTCCTGGCCGCGACCGGCGCCGGTGAGGTCAAAGTGCTGCGCTCGAAGAACGGCGACAAGGCCGATACCGCTGCGGTGTTCGCCACCGGCCTGTCGCGGCCCTACGGCATGGCGTTCTGGCCGTCCGGCGCGAACCCGCAATACCTGTATGTCGCCAACGTCAATTCGGTGGTGCGCATCCCTTACCGCACCGGCGACTTGAAGGCGCGCGGGCAGGCCGAGGTCGTGATCCCCGAACTGTCCGAGACCAGCGGCGGCCACACCACCCGTACCCTGGCGTTCTCGAAGGACGGCAAGACCATGCTGCTGTCGATCGGCTCGGCCACCAATATCGCCAGCGAGATCGGACCGAAGCCGCCGCTGCCGCTGGCCGAATGGGAGAAGCAGCATGGCTTCGGCGCGGCCTGGGGCGTCGAGACCGACCGCGCCACCGTGATGGCCTTCGACCCGGACGGCAAGAACCGCCGCACCTACGCGACTGGCCTGCGCAACTGCGTCGGCATGCTGGTCTACCCGAGCACCGGCGACGTGATGTGCAATGTGAACGAGCGCGACGCGCTGGGCGACAACCTGCCGCCGGACTACCTGACGCGCGTGAAGCAGGGCGGCTTCTATGGCTGGCCGTGGTACTACATCGGCGACAACGAAGACCCGCGCCTGGCCGGCATCCGTCCCGACCTGAAGGGCAAGACGATCGTGCCGGACGTGCTGCTGCAGGCCCATTCGGCGCCGCTGGGCATGGTGGTGTACCACGCGCCGAAGGGTGCGAAGCACGCCTTCCCGAATGAATACGAGGGCGACATCTTCGTCGCGCTGCACGGTTCCTGGAACCGCGGCGTGCGCACCGGCTACAAGGTGGCGCGCGTGTTCATGAAGGATGGCGTGCCGACCGGGCAGTACCAGGACTTCATGAGCGGCATGGTGATCAGCGACCGCGACGTCTGGGGTCGCCCGGCCGCGGTCGAAGTGGCGCAGGATGGCGCCCTGCTGGTGGTGGACGATGCCGGCGGCACGGTGTGGCGGATTGTGCCGAAGCCTGCACCGAAACGCTAG
- a CDS encoding DoxX family protein — protein MNTNAIATNDSIIPGIGRVLMATIFVFSGIGKALAPEGTLGYIESAGLPFASLALIGAIAIEIGGGALLALGYKTRPVAAALALFSLVTAFVFHNAIGDQNQLIHLLKNVAMAGGLLQVVAFGAGAWSLDAAAGRKGLPQAA, from the coding sequence ATGAACACCAACGCCATCGCTACCAACGACTCCATCATTCCCGGCATCGGCCGCGTGCTGATGGCCACGATCTTCGTCTTCAGCGGCATCGGCAAGGCGCTGGCGCCGGAGGGCACGCTGGGCTATATCGAATCGGCCGGCCTGCCCTTCGCCTCGCTGGCCCTGATCGGCGCGATCGCCATCGAGATCGGCGGCGGCGCCCTGCTCGCCCTCGGCTACAAGACCCGCCCGGTGGCAGCCGCCCTGGCCCTGTTCTCGCTGGTGACGGCCTTCGTCTTCCACAACGCGATCGGCGACCAGAACCAGCTGATCCACCTGCTCAAGAACGTTGCGATGGCCGGCGGCCTGCTGCAGGTGGTGGCCTTCGGCGCCGGCGCCTGGAGCCTGGACGCCGCGGCTGGCCGCAAGGGCCTGCCGCAGGCAGCGTGA
- a CDS encoding LysR family transcriptional regulator, translated as MLDAMSMDQLRTFIAAADEGSFSAAGRKLRRAQSVVSHTLANLELQVGFALFDRSGRYPQLTEAGRALLADARRAADSMDAFKARARTLAEGLEPELSVAVDVMYPIAKLTTAVQAFHREYASTPLRLYVEALGAVVRPLLEGQCGIAVIGSLPEVPPGCASEYLLGVPAVAVVAPGHPLARAVGTVMRAEAARHVQLVLTDRSNLTQGRNYGVLSPHVWRLADLGAKHAFLRAGLGWGNMPLHMVEQDLETGALVRLELETHPLLGTGFSMHAIFRNDQPPGPAGRWFIDRLKCDG; from the coding sequence ATGCTCGACGCGATGTCCATGGACCAGCTGCGTACCTTTATCGCCGCCGCCGACGAAGGCAGCTTCTCGGCCGCCGGCCGCAAGCTGCGGCGCGCGCAATCGGTGGTGAGCCACACGCTGGCCAATCTCGAGCTGCAGGTGGGCTTCGCGCTGTTCGACCGCTCGGGGCGCTATCCACAACTGACCGAGGCCGGCCGCGCGCTGCTCGCCGATGCGCGCCGCGCGGCCGACAGCATGGATGCGTTCAAGGCGCGCGCGCGCACCCTGGCCGAGGGCCTGGAGCCGGAGCTGTCGGTGGCGGTCGACGTGATGTACCCGATCGCGAAGCTGACCACCGCGGTGCAGGCCTTCCACCGCGAGTACGCGTCGACGCCACTGCGCCTGTACGTCGAGGCGCTCGGCGCGGTGGTGCGGCCGCTGCTCGAAGGCCAGTGCGGGATCGCGGTGATCGGTTCGCTGCCCGAGGTGCCGCCGGGCTGCGCCTCCGAATACCTGCTCGGCGTGCCGGCGGTGGCGGTGGTCGCGCCCGGTCATCCGCTGGCCCGGGCCGTCGGCACGGTGATGCGCGCTGAAGCCGCGCGCCATGTGCAGCTGGTGCTGACCGATCGTTCGAACCTGACCCAGGGCCGCAACTACGGCGTGCTGTCGCCGCACGTCTGGCGCCTGGCCGACCTCGGCGCCAAGCACGCCTTCCTGCGCGCGGGTCTCGGCTGGGGCAATATGCCGCTGCATATGGTCGAGCAGGACCTGGAAACCGGCGCCCTGGTGCGCCTGGAACTCGAAACCCATCCGCTGCTCGGCACAGGCTTTTCCATGCACGCGATCTTCCGGAACGACCAGCCGCCGGGTCCGGCGGGGCGCTGGTTCATCGACCGTTTGAAATGCGATGGCTGA
- a CDS encoding YggT family protein: MLSILQFIVDIVAGLLGGVLLLRFWTNAIRVRLPDQLRQFVHTITDWLVMPLRRVVPGTRGYDWASLIGAFLVVLVASTFLLLRGGSGEMVLLYALHRFLTWILYGFMALLIIEAIFSWVNPNAPLAPFVHALNQPVLRPIRRVVPPIGGIDLSVLVALVLIQILLFALRQVFGF; the protein is encoded by the coding sequence GTGCTGTCCATTCTTCAGTTTATCGTCGATATCGTCGCAGGCTTGCTGGGAGGAGTGCTGTTGCTGCGCTTCTGGACGAACGCCATCCGCGTGCGCCTGCCCGACCAGCTCCGCCAGTTCGTGCACACCATCACCGACTGGCTGGTGATGCCGCTGCGGCGCGTGGTGCCGGGCACCCGCGGCTATGACTGGGCGAGCCTGATCGGCGCCTTCCTGGTGGTGCTGGTGGCCAGCACCTTCCTGCTGCTGCGCGGCGGTAGTGGCGAGATGGTGCTGCTGTATGCGCTGCACCGCTTCCTGACCTGGATCCTGTACGGCTTCATGGCGCTCCTGATCATCGAGGCGATCTTCAGCTGGGTGAACCCGAACGCGCCGCTGGCGCCGTTCGTGCACGCGCTGAACCAGCCGGTGCTGCGCCCGATCCGGCGCGTGGTGCCGCCGATCGGCGGGATCGATTTGTCGGTGCTGGTGGCCCTGGTGCTGATCCAGATCCTGCTGTTCGCGTTGCGGCAGGTGTTCGGCTTTTAA
- a CDS encoding carbohydrate kinase family protein: MTKTALICGSLAFDKIMQYHGRFGDTLLADQLHRVNVSFLVPTLRTEYGGCSANIAYNLKLLGGEPLMMGTLGQDGADYLKRFEELGLETCGIRTIGDAYTAQCFVTADQDNNQINAFHPGAMQFSHQNNVADQGALRVAIISPDGRDGMIKHARDCADLKVPFMFDPGQQLPMFSGEELITFIGQASYLACNDYEFEMVMDRTGLSQADIAARLEALIITRGAEGSDIYAGGEHHRIPAVQAANVVDPTGCGDAYRAGLLFGITNDLDWPTSGRIASLLGAIKIASQGGQNHAFTPEEFDAKFEAAFGFRFR; the protein is encoded by the coding sequence ATGACCAAAACCGCCCTGATCTGCGGCTCTCTCGCATTCGACAAGATCATGCAATACCACGGCCGCTTCGGCGACACCCTGCTGGCCGACCAGCTGCACCGCGTGAACGTGTCGTTCCTGGTGCCGACCCTGCGCACCGAATACGGCGGCTGCTCGGCCAATATCGCCTATAACCTCAAGCTGCTGGGCGGAGAGCCGCTGATGATGGGCACCCTGGGCCAGGACGGCGCAGACTACCTGAAACGCTTCGAAGAACTCGGCCTCGAGACGTGCGGCATCCGCACGATCGGCGACGCCTATACCGCGCAGTGCTTCGTCACCGCCGACCAGGACAACAACCAGATCAACGCCTTCCACCCGGGCGCCATGCAGTTCTCGCACCAGAACAATGTGGCGGACCAGGGCGCGCTGCGGGTGGCGATCATCTCGCCGGACGGCCGCGACGGCATGATCAAGCATGCGCGCGACTGCGCCGACCTCAAGGTGCCGTTCATGTTCGACCCGGGCCAGCAGCTGCCGATGTTCTCGGGCGAAGAACTGATCACCTTCATCGGCCAGGCCAGCTACCTGGCGTGCAACGACTATGAATTCGAGATGGTGATGGACCGCACCGGCCTGTCGCAAGCCGACATCGCGGCGCGCCTGGAAGCCTTGATCATCACCCGCGGCGCCGAAGGTTCGGATATTTATGCCGGCGGCGAGCACCATCGCATCCCGGCGGTGCAGGCCGCCAACGTGGTCGACCCGACCGGCTGCGGCGACGCCTACCGCGCCGGCCTGCTGTTCGGGATCACCAATGACCTCGACTGGCCGACGAGCGGCCGCATCGCGAGCCTGCTGGGCGCGATCAAGATTGCCTCGCAAGGTGGCCAGAACCATGCCTTCACGCCGGAAGAATTCGACGCGAAGTTCGAAGCGGCGTTCGGCTTCAGGTTCCGTTGA